TATATCTGAAAGGATAATGTCAAGAGAGGAGACTGGAGAAGTAAATTTAAACCTCTCTGTTTATTACATGATACTTAGCAGAATAGTATGACTTGGTTTAGAAAAGTGCATGCAAACATTGTTTCAAACAAGCAAACAAACTTTTGGGGTTTTGATTTGGCTCTTAAAGTAGTTGTTAATCCCATTAGAACCGAGACTGAAGATACTTAACCACATTCTTGTTCAACTGGAACGCCTTGGCCAAAACATCTGGGTTGATCGGTGGGTTTGAGCCAAACACTGCGTCGCACTATGGTGATACGCCCAAGATTTTGGTCTGCCGAGAACAAAGAAAGGCAACCGCAGCTTTTTCCTATGTTGAATCGGAAATGAATCAAACCAAAGGGAAAACAAAAGCATCTCCGTGGTTTAGGATTTTAGTGAAGAGACGGTTGTCTGGGTCCGCCGTAACGAAGCCGACATAAAGTGTGCCTTCGACAACAAGTAGGATCTCGGATCCCCGAGGGTGAGTGTGAGGAGGGTTGACACCATAAGGTGCATAGTCGACTCGAATCAGAGTTAAACCGAGAGTGTTAAGTCCTGGTATTATATCTACATTGATCATAGTGACATTTGATCCAACTGGATTTGATGTGTTCTCTCGGCTGTTTAGGCTCGAAAAGAAGAAATCTTCTGAATCGCAAGCTTTGGGTCTTTGCAAAATTTACCATTTACAAACACCGCAATGaagaaatgttaaaagttatattaGAACATTGAAACGTAATGTTGTTCACTCATGCTTTATTAACATCATGAGGATGAACATTAACACAAAGTCTTGAATACGCATCGCCATTCTTGATGTCCTTGATAGCTACACAAAAGTCCCGGAGAGGATGGGGTCATATCTTCGAGGCCGATGAGCAAGCAAAAGCAAAGAGGCCAAAAGCAATAAGAATGGAGCGAATCCCTTTCATTATGATATATGTTGACTTAGCTGGTTGTTTGATATTTGCTTGGGAGAAGATTGATAAACTTTGCACGGCAGATAAAGCTATTTATAGATGGAAACCAACAGGCAAGTCATTATTTTCGATGAATTGCTGGTAAATGAGTGTGAGATTTGTGAAAAGGATGGGTTTTAGGTGGCAAGAAAGTAAAACGAAACGAAAGAAGATATTTGGAAGACCATTTGTGGGTTAGGATGGTGTTCAGTTAATGTTGAAGACACTGTTATTAGGTTTCTAATATGAAAATAGTGTCCATTGAATACACTTGTTTCTGCTTGAAATCCAGTTCTAAGAAGAGAAGAAACTGGTTGAGGTAACGTAAGATATTCTTGGATTTCGATTCTTAATATCtgcaattatttttttatttcaagacTCGGACCccatttattataataataataataaacatttttTGTTGAAGGTAATtcaactaatatatataaatatatatatcaagtgGCTCAGGTTAACTTGTTGGAATTAAAACTGGAACAGACAAACTCAGCTTGTGTCTTGTGCAACAAGCCTCGATGCTTGCTTAGCAAACAATCTGATTCGAGTAATAGAAAGAAGAAAAGCTAAGGAAAAATGGAGAGAGTTTTGATGaacaaaacaaatttcattcataagaaaaataatggcATAATGCGAATACATAAGATCAAGCACTAAGCTTGTCAAAAACAGCAAGTAATCACCTAAACATTACCTACCTCCACTAATTacataaaaacttgaaatttaaacttgTAAGCTTGTACAAAGATATGTTTACAGCTCACATACTAGCTAATTACATTAATCATAGGCCTAACTTagtttgaaatgaaatataacTTGTAGCGACCAAAAAATTTTGGCACGGGTGCTAATCGAAgcgattattgaaaatttgaaaatggagttttgattttatttaagaaaaggagtcgccaccgatctttttctagctgtgatcggacaccttcaaaaatctctttttataagaaattttttaaaaaaaaaaaacttttccaAAAAAAGGCAATTTTATTCCACgtcaaaatccagagaaaattagggttcgggagtcggttacgcgcgaggaaggtattagcacccttgcgacgcccaaaattggtatctcgttaaacgcgcgttgtcttaattttcaaaaatacaagttcaatttaatatttaattgtgatccgattgaaactcgagaaaacttttttttgtttttaaacacgagaattttgaaacacaataataatttttgaaaacacgaaaatttttgaaacacggaattttttgaaaacatgaaaatttgtcaaacacggaaattttttgaaaacacaataacatcaaaaaaatatccacgagaaatttttttttttgaaaacacgaaaacacgaaattttttcaaagatgggaattttgaaaacacgaaattttttttattcacgAGAGTTTTTGAAACacggaaaattttttttaaaaaaagaaacaggaatatatttttttgaaacacgggaaattttattattattattttgaaacacgagaaattttgaagacatgaaatttttgaaacacgattttttaaatatcagATTTAACATTTAATCGATGGTATTCACCCCAACATGGCGATGAAACCATCGAATTAGtgttaaataaattcaatttaatatttaatcgggATTCTAATAAAACAcgagatttttattaaaatacgaggaattttgaatattttcgatTTTAGAAGGCCCCAGATTTAACACGAGCCatcgatattcacccaacatagcaaTGAATTCGATGACTTAAAATTAAATCGGTTCGTTGCCTTatgcattaaatattttttttgtttttaaaatacgagtaaaataaatgtaacaatatttctaaaaaaaactattttaaaaaatgctaatttaattgaaataatacaatgtttaaataaatggactaaaataaatggataaaaaaattacccAAAAGCCCAAAATAATGGAGTTGAAGAATGGgccttttactctttttttgcTGTTGGGCCGTTACTTATGGGCTGCCAGGAAGTGGGCCGAATCTGCTGGCCTGCTGGGCACTGGTCTGCTGCTATTGGGCTGAAGCTGCTAGACTGCTGAACTGGGCCTGCTGCTGGACTGCTGCACTGGGCCTGCTGCTGGActgcttctttcttcttttttttctgcttctttctttctttttttctgctGCTTCTTTTTGGGCTGGCCTACTACTGCTGGGCCTGTTGGGTCGGGTCGCGGGTTGAATCCGGGTCGGGTCGACCcgatatattattttttatttttctttccccttttttctttccttttttttcttctttcttctctgtttcttctttctttcttcttttcttttttctttcttctccgtTCAGCCCCGACGGTGCACCCCCCAGCCTGGCACGGCGATCAGCGGTGGCGCACGGTGAAGCTCtcctcttctcttctctctttcttctttgcttgtttttttttctttttgcttgttgtttttttctttgactttgcttttttttttattggctTTCTTTGTCTTTGGTGGATGGGGGAACGACAGCCGGTGGTGAGGGACGGCGGTGGACCCGGAGGCGTGGGGCTTTTTGCTGCtgttttttgcttgatttttgcttgattttgttgttttttttttttgctttcctTGGCTGCCGGAAATCccatcttcttcatttcatcTCCCTCTTTTAAATCCTTTCAATTTTGTCTTCAGGTTGCAGGAGAGCCATCATGGCCTAGGGAGGCTGCTGGAGTAGCGGCTGGGGAGGGGTACGCTTGGCTGCTATTGCGGTGATTTGACAAGTCCaggaggaccaaattgcataggATGCAAAGCTTCTGgggcaaagtgcaattttagcaaaaatatggGCCAAATGTAATTTcttgaaagtttaggggttaaagtggcattttgagaaagtttaaaggttgaaatgtaattttagaaaagtttggggtcaaaatgtaaatttcGAAAAGTACaagggtcaaaatgtaaatttcaaaaagtacaggggtcaaaatgcaattttttttaattttttttaacacgaAATTATtcccggacaaaattcagtgattacagctACCCCTTTTTGCTCATCGCTGTGAAACAGGGATAGAGCCAAGACTTAAAAGCACTGAATTTTGTTCGACtgtccaaaattttctttttacttgaaaaacagaaattgaaaatacctcagcgtgtggcccgaggctcaactcacctctagcaatatgagttgatttttgaaaaacagaaatttaaaagaaatacctcggcatggtccgaggctcaactcacctctgtattatgagttgattttaaaaaaaagacataaattaaaaataccttaccgtgacccgaggctcaactcacctctgtattatgagttgattttttaaaaaaagacataaattaaaaatacctcagtgtgacccgaggctcaactcacctttgtattatgagttgattttttttaaaaaaagacataaattaaaaatacatcagcgtgacccgaggctcaactcacctctgtattatgagttgattaaaaaaaaagacataaattaaaaatacctcagcgtgacccgaggcttaactcacctctgtattatgagttgatttaaaaaaaaaaacataaattaaaaatacatcagcgtgacccaaggctcaactcacctctgtattatgagttgatttttaaaaaaaaagacataaattaaaaatacctcagcgtgacccgatgctcaactcacctctgtattatgagttgattttaaaaaaaagagacataaattaaaaatacctcagcgtgacccgaggctcaactcacctctgtattatgagttgattttttaaaaaaagacataaattaaaaatacctcagtgtgactcgaggctcaactcacctctatattatgagttgattttaaaaaaaaagacataaattaaaaatacctcagcgtgacccgaggttcaactcacctctgtattatgagttgattttaaaaaaaaagaccgaaattaaaaatacctcagcgtgacccgaggctcaactcacctctcgtattatgagttgatatttgaaaaaaaaatagaaagtgaaaaatatttcttgaaagAAACAGGGTTTCAAAAAACATCTAGTAAAGCTAAAAGCCTTCTTCTTCATTGATTCTGTGCAGCTTTCTCCCAGTATTCCTTGCTCTACTGGTATACCTGTGTATGTCATTTATGATGTTGTTATGATATGCACATGTTTGTCCTAAATGCTTTTGTGTCTACGTGATCATGCAATGCACCCTGGGCTGTTTGTCACATGCCCCACTTTTGATTTTCGTGAGGGTCCGCATTCATTTCCTTAATTCTTGACTTTTCTCTCCAATTTTGTACTCATCCTCAAGTTCTGTGAGTAATCCACATTTTCGTATACCACCTTCCTGCCCCATTGTTGAACTTTGTTCTTGCTTCAGGGTCCttgtatttatcaaattctcatcaaggtaatgctcaacattccttttgtttagagtatgtcatcttactatttatcatttaaatgaatcaaacacgaGATGCATGAAAAATGGCAAAGTAGGCATGAAAGAAAGACCTCATATTCATTTTTTCAAAAGCAACAAACAAAGAAATTTGACaaggaaaaattcaaataaaaaaaatcataaagaaaGGAAAGCGAATTCAATGGCCACAAATGTTCTAGATATCCAATGCATGAACTTTCCACGTTTCTTCATCCTGGATCTTTTCGAGCACGGCTTCTTGTGTAGAAGATTTTGAGCTTCtgagaatgcttcaaatattgTGACTTTGTCATTCGACTTCCTGTTCGAGTCGTCTTGCTCTTTAAGTCCGAATCTGTTTCATTAGGAAGCCCTTTCAGGTTTTCATCCTAATATTTTCTGTTTATCAATACgcccttttcgagttttcatcttgatttttttcttcttcttttctttttctatttttttgtttctttttcttatttttttgttgttttttgtttttttaggcataatatttcttcacaaCATCTGAGTTCACTGGATTAGGTAATTCTTTCCCGTCTATCTCAGTGAGAATCAGAGCCCCTCCCGAGAATGCATTTTTCACAACGTATggcccttcccaatttggcgACCATTTCCCTCGAAAGTCCTTTTGTATCGGGAGGATCTTTCTTAGTACCAGTTCTCGTTCGCGGAATTCTCTTGGCCGCACCCTTTTATCATGGGCCGTGATCATTCTTTTCTGATACATCTGTCCATGACAAATTGCCTTCAAGCGTTTTCCCTCAATAAGATTTAGCTGATCATATCGAGCTCGAACCCACTCTGATTCTTCTAACTTTGTCTCCATCAAGACGCGCAAGGATGGGATCTCTACTTCGATAGGCAGAACGGCCTCCATCCCGTAGACCAGAGAAAAAGGAGTTGCCCCTGTAGAAGTCCGTACAGAGGTGCGATATGCGTACAAAGCGAATGGTAGCTTCTCATGCCAGTCTTTAtatgtctcagtcatcttcccgataatcctcttaatgttcttattagcCGCTTCTACTGCTCCGTTCATCTTCGGGCGATAGGGCGAAGAATTAT
The nucleotide sequence above comes from Gossypium raimondii isolate GPD5lz chromosome 13, ASM2569854v1, whole genome shotgun sequence. Encoded proteins:
- the LOC105784353 gene encoding LOW QUALITY PROTEIN: germin-like protein subfamily 1 member 14 (The sequence of the model RefSeq protein was modified relative to this genomic sequence to represent the inferred CDS: inserted 2 bases in 2 codons; deleted 1 base in 1 codon), whose product is PHPLRDFCVAIKDIKNGDAYAVFVNGKFCKDPKLAXSEDFFFSSLNSRENTSNPVGSNVTMINVDIIPGLNTLGLTLIRVDYAPYGVNPPHTHPRGSEILLVVEGTLYVGFVTADPDNRLFTKILNHGDAFVFPXGLIHFRFNIGKSCGCLSLFSADQNLGRITICDAVFGSNPPINPDVLAKAFQLNKNVVKYLQSRF